One Spiroplasma endosymbiont of Dioctria linearis DNA segment encodes these proteins:
- the gatB gene encoding Asp-tRNA(Asn)/Glu-tRNA(Gln) amidotransferase subunit GatB yields MNNFEVVIGIENHIELKTKSKMFGLGPVSYGETPNSQVSEIDMGYPGTLPSVNKEGVRLALLTCNALNMQIDPLLRFDRKNYFYPDLVKGYQITQQFFPIGKEGKISINLENGEKKVIEIERLHIEEDTAKQTHKDQLTYIDFNRSGVGLIEIVSKPLIRSAFEAVEYVNQLRELLLFLGVSDVKMNEGSLRCDINISLRPYGYEHLGSKVEIKNLNSLNNVKKSIEFEIKRQSKLLLSGGIVDQETRRFDETIQETVLMRKKSNAIDYKYFREPNIFPIKLDKNWIEEVIRNSPELASQKRKKYIENYSLSIEDANYILSDLALVKFFEETILLGSEPKKIANYLLTDIKSLLNKDGIELSQSKLKPQDINQIIKLLDEGMISSKHVKTILPIAFETNKEIIDIVEENNLKLISNISEIEKILDPIIKENLNLIKEQYQQRPERVEKTIMGQLMKNTGGNVNPTIATEIIKKIIKKL; encoded by the coding sequence ATGAATAACTTTGAAGTAGTTATAGGAATTGAAAATCATATTGAGTTAAAAACTAAATCAAAAATGTTTGGTTTAGGCCCAGTAAGTTATGGAGAAACTCCCAATTCACAGGTATCAGAAATTGATATGGGTTATCCTGGTACTTTGCCATCAGTAAATAAAGAAGGTGTGCGATTAGCTTTACTTACTTGTAATGCTTTAAATATGCAAATAGATCCTCTTTTAAGATTTGATAGAAAAAATTATTTTTATCCTGACCTTGTCAAAGGTTATCAAATTACACAACAGTTTTTTCCTATTGGAAAAGAGGGGAAAATTAGTATTAATTTAGAGAATGGGGAAAAGAAAGTTATTGAAATTGAAAGATTGCACATTGAAGAAGATACTGCAAAGCAAACACATAAAGATCAATTAACGTATATTGATTTTAATAGAAGTGGTGTGGGTCTAATTGAAATTGTTTCAAAGCCTCTTATTAGAAGTGCCTTTGAAGCTGTTGAATATGTAAATCAATTGAGAGAGTTATTATTATTTTTAGGAGTAAGTGATGTAAAAATGAATGAAGGCTCTTTAAGATGTGATATAAATATTTCACTAAGGCCTTATGGTTATGAACATTTAGGTTCAAAAGTGGAGATTAAAAATTTAAACTCTCTAAATAATGTAAAAAAATCAATTGAGTTCGAAATAAAAAGACAATCAAAATTATTGTTATCTGGAGGGATTGTTGATCAAGAAACAAGAAGATTTGATGAGACAATTCAAGAGACTGTCTTAATGAGAAAAAAATCAAATGCAATTGATTATAAATATTTTAGAGAACCAAATATTTTCCCAATCAAATTGGATAAAAATTGAATTGAAGAAGTTATTAGAAATTCTCCAGAATTAGCATCACAGAAGAGAAAAAAATATATTGAAAACTATAGTCTTTCTATTGAAGATGCCAATTACATCTTGTCTGATTTAGCTTTAGTAAAGTTTTTTGAAGAAACAATTCTATTAGGTTCTGAACCTAAAAAAATTGCAAATTATTTATTAACTGATATTAAATCTTTATTAAATAAAGATGGAATTGAATTATCTCAATCAAAATTAAAACCACAAGATATTAATCAAATAATAAAATTATTAGATGAGGGGATGATTTCCTCAAAGCATGTTAAAACAATATTGCCAATAGCATTTGAGACTAATAAGGAAATTATAGATATAGTAGAAGAAAATAATCTTAAGCTTATTTCAAATATAAGTGAAATTGAAAAAATTTTAGATCCTATTATTAAGGAAAATCTAAATTTGATAAAGGAACAATATCAACAAAGACCAGAGAGAGTTGAGAAAACAATAATGGGGCAACTTATGAAGAATACTGGTGGTAATGTAAATCCTACAATAGCAACAGAAAT